A single window of Methylocella tundrae DNA harbors:
- a CDS encoding primase-helicase family protein, whose product MSKDKVVVAVESAEILAFPANASLAGDRGGGDPPKQPPSDPPNDPPAGGDDDGVDGIVSRLNAEYSLVLMGSRALIMREMPDAPIEDRTRVLSLDAFKAYFSNRGSNVIKRERQEDGSWVERKRFVKWAPQWLNSRYRRTFDGLEFFPDPNNAAGTKGYFNLWRGFNCKPDASPPQERVKKYKTFRDHLFTNICNADKAIFDWVWAWCAHIVQRPRERIGTAIILRGKMGTGKTKFGEIIGSLFESHYFLVDDPRYLIGQFNAHMASCLLLQVDEGFWAGDKAAEGRLKGLITAPRQMIEAKGIDPIPIKNYVRLVFTSNEDWVVPAGLDERRFCVLDIAPHAAQNHAYFAEMDQEIANGGREALLADLLSLELDAPGAPNLRVIPKTAALLEQKLRSLDAVTAWWFERLTDGTTTRRGGEWRRQIPVDTMFDDYVNNAEKVGVRRKAEKISLAMKLRKLVPGLETRKQSMTIDLSDGSMVQRRVSCFLFPKLGECRAAFSAAVGQSVEWNDPDDGESGASSRENDDEDALNDRQPDF is encoded by the coding sequence GTGAGCAAAGACAAAGTTGTCGTGGCCGTCGAGAGCGCGGAGATCCTCGCGTTTCCGGCGAACGCCTCTCTCGCCGGCGATAGGGGCGGCGGCGATCCGCCGAAGCAGCCGCCAAGCGATCCCCCAAATGATCCGCCGGCAGGCGGCGATGACGACGGCGTCGACGGAATCGTCTCGCGCCTCAACGCCGAGTATTCGCTCGTGCTGATGGGCTCGCGCGCGCTCATCATGCGCGAAATGCCGGACGCGCCGATCGAGGATCGAACGCGGGTTCTCTCGCTCGATGCGTTCAAGGCCTATTTCTCGAACCGCGGATCGAATGTCATAAAACGCGAGCGCCAGGAGGACGGCAGCTGGGTCGAGAGAAAGCGGTTCGTGAAATGGGCGCCCCAATGGCTGAACTCAAGATATCGCCGGACATTCGACGGGCTTGAGTTCTTTCCAGATCCCAACAACGCGGCGGGTACGAAAGGCTATTTCAACCTCTGGCGCGGGTTCAACTGCAAGCCGGACGCCTCGCCGCCGCAAGAGCGCGTCAAAAAATACAAGACGTTCCGCGACCATCTCTTCACGAATATCTGCAACGCCGATAAAGCCATTTTCGATTGGGTCTGGGCCTGGTGCGCGCATATCGTTCAGCGGCCGCGCGAGCGCATCGGCACCGCGATCATTCTGCGCGGCAAGATGGGAACCGGCAAAACGAAGTTCGGCGAGATCATCGGATCGCTGTTCGAATCCCATTACTTCCTCGTCGACGATCCGCGCTACCTCATCGGCCAGTTCAACGCGCATATGGCGAGCTGCCTGCTGCTACAGGTGGATGAGGGCTTTTGGGCCGGCGACAAGGCGGCCGAGGGCCGGCTCAAAGGCCTGATCACGGCGCCGCGCCAGATGATCGAAGCCAAGGGCATCGATCCCATTCCGATCAAAAACTATGTACGGCTTGTGTTCACTTCAAACGAAGATTGGGTCGTGCCGGCCGGACTTGATGAGCGTCGGTTTTGCGTCCTCGATATCGCCCCGCATGCCGCGCAGAACCACGCCTATTTCGCCGAGATGGATCAAGAGATCGCGAACGGCGGCCGGGAGGCGCTGCTCGCTGATCTGCTTAGCCTCGAGCTCGACGCGCCGGGAGCGCCGAACCTTCGCGTTATTCCGAAGACGGCGGCGCTGCTCGAGCAAAAGCTGCGCTCTCTCGACGCCGTGACGGCCTGGTGGTTCGAGCGGCTGACGGACGGCACGACGACGCGGCGCGGCGGCGAATGGCGCAGGCAAATTCCCGTCGACACCATGTTCGACGATTATGTGAACAACGCGGAAAAGGTCGGCGTCAGACGCAAGGCCGAAAAGATCAGTCTGGCAATGAAGCTGCGCAAGCTCGTGCCTGGGCTCGAGACGCGAAAGCAAAGCATGACGATCGATCTTTCGGACGGATCGATGGTCCAGCGCCGCGTCTCCTGCTTCCTGTTTCCAAAGCTCGGCGAGTGCCGCGCGGCCTTTTCCGCGGCCGTCGGCCAATCCGTCGAATGGAACGACCCGGATGATGGCGAGAGCGGAGCGTCTTCGCGTGAAAATGACGATGAAGATGCGCTGAATGATAGGCAACCTGACTTCTAG
- a CDS encoding HNH endonuclease, with translation MIKPLRISKQRAIAAIPPKRADPYYLSAQWKEDRASVLDRDGHMCTVPGCGKQARVVDHGRARRWGGSDKKENLRSLCDDHDREFKERPDGSRKGIVEGRGFEKCDSRP, from the coding sequence ATGATCAAACCTCTGCGCATCTCCAAGCAGCGGGCAATTGCGGCCATCCCGCCGAAGCGTGCGGATCCGTATTACTTGTCAGCTCAGTGGAAGGAGGATCGGGCCAGCGTGCTCGATCGAGACGGCCACATGTGCACGGTGCCGGGTTGCGGCAAACAGGCGCGCGTCGTCGATCATGGGCGCGCGCGCCGATGGGGCGGTTCTGACAAAAAGGAAAACCTGCGATCCCTGTGCGACGATCACGACCGAGAGTTCAAGGAACGGCCGGACGGCTCGCGGAAAGGCATCGTCGAGGGTAGGGGGTTTGAAAAGTGCGACTCGCGCCCGTAG
- the nusG gene encoding transcription termination/antitermination protein NusG — MTEALGLASSEDRDWYAAWMNAKIESEMGRDDGAALACGASVVWYVAYTNVKSEKRAAEGLTRKGFETFLPVGLKRVKLRKKRVLASRLMFPRYLFIGFPEGSSWYLLRQTDGIEAVLANDGRPLAVPTPLIVGMQREQMSGVYDERDPAKIGAGDEVKFTHGAFGGRRGRCVAIAGTRAEVVIELLKREVVVKIGLDQLINVV; from the coding sequence ATGACTGAGGCTTTGGGATTGGCGAGCAGCGAGGATCGCGATTGGTATGCCGCCTGGATGAACGCGAAGATCGAAAGCGAGATGGGCCGCGACGACGGCGCGGCGCTGGCGTGCGGCGCAAGTGTTGTCTGGTATGTCGCCTACACCAACGTAAAATCAGAAAAGCGCGCGGCTGAAGGGCTCACTCGAAAAGGGTTCGAGACGTTCCTGCCTGTTGGCCTCAAGCGAGTGAAGCTGCGGAAGAAACGGGTGTTGGCTTCAAGGCTGATGTTTCCGCGCTATCTATTCATTGGCTTTCCAGAGGGAAGCTCGTGGTATTTGCTCCGTCAAACCGATGGGATCGAAGCGGTGTTGGCGAATGATGGGCGTCCCCTTGCAGTGCCGACGCCGCTGATCGTCGGCATGCAGCGGGAGCAGATGTCGGGCGTCTACGATGAGCGGGATCCGGCGAAGATCGGGGCAGGCGATGAAGTGAAATTCACGCACGGAGCCTTTGGAGGAAGGCGTGGCCGGTGTGTCGCGATCGCCGGAACGCGTGCGGAGGTTGTGATCGAATTGTTGAAACGTGAGGTAGTTGTCAAAATAGGGCTTGACCAGCTGATTAACGTAGTTTGA
- a CDS encoding IS3 family transposase (programmed frameshift), which produces MKRSRFSEEQIIGILKEHEAGVSVADLCRKHGVSDASIYKWKTKYGGMDVSEAKRLKTLEDENTRLKRLLADAMLDNAALKDLLGKKMVTPAAEREAVAHLRSAFEMSERRACKVIDCCRMTVRYATARTDDGALRERMKAMAHERRRFGYRRLHVLLRREGYVVNHKRLFRLYREEKLAVRRRAGRKRAIGTRAPMLIPFAPNDRWSLDFVSDQLIDGRRFRILAVVDDCTRKCLGLVADTSLSGLRVARELDRLIHEHGKPKMVVSDNGSELTSNAILRWADDSLVAWHYIAPGKPVQNAFIESFNGRLRDELLNETLFRSLPHARAMLAAWRDDYNTRRPHSRLGWRTPAEYAATFEPQRVQARRSMVGSAPAPVAHPAQTSITIRRSELKTG; this is translated from the exons ATGAAGCGCAGCCGTTTCAGCGAAGAGCAGATCATCGGGATATTGAAGGAGCACGAGGCCGGGGTTTCGGTAGCCGATCTGTGCCGCAAGCACGGCGTCAGCGACGCGAGCATTTATAAGTGGAAGACCAAGTACGGCGGCATGGATGTGTCGGAGGCCAAGCGGCTGAAGACGCTTGAGGACGAGAACACGCGGCTGAAGCGGCTTCTGGCGGACGCTATGCTCGACAATGCGGCGCTGAAAGATCTTCTTGGAAAAA AAATGGTGACGCCCGCTGCCGAGCGAGAGGCCGTCGCGCATCTTCGATCAGCCTTCGAGATGAGCGAGCGGCGGGCGTGCAAGGTGATCGACTGCTGCCGGATGACGGTTCGCTACGCGACGGCCCGCACGGATGACGGCGCCCTGCGCGAGCGGATGAAGGCCATGGCGCACGAGCGCCGCCGGTTCGGCTATCGCCGCCTGCATGTCCTGCTGCGACGGGAGGGCTATGTGGTCAATCACAAGCGACTGTTCCGGCTCTATCGAGAGGAGAAGCTCGCCGTCCGGCGTCGTGCCGGGCGCAAGCGGGCGATCGGGACGCGAGCGCCGATGCTGATCCCCTTTGCCCCCAACGACCGCTGGTCGCTGGACTTTGTCTCGGATCAGCTCATCGACGGACGCCGCTTCCGCATTCTGGCGGTCGTCGACGATTGCACCCGCAAATGCCTTGGCCTGGTGGCTGATACCTCGCTCTCCGGCCTGAGGGTCGCACGGGAGCTGGATCGTCTGATCCATGAGCACGGCAAGCCCAAGATGGTGGTCAGCGACAACGGCAGCGAACTCACCTCGAACGCGATCTTGCGCTGGGCGGACGACAGTCTGGTGGCCTGGCATTACATCGCGCCAGGCAAACCGGTTCAGAACGCCTTCATCGAGAGCTTCAATGGGCGGTTGCGGGATGAACTCTTGAATGAGACGCTGTTCCGGTCGCTACCGCATGCCAGAGCCATGTTGGCGGCCTGGCGAGACGATTACAATACCAGGCGACCTCACTCTCGCCTCGGCTGGCGCACCCCGGCCGAATATGCCGCAACCTTCGAACCACAACGGGTGCAGGCGCGGCGCTCGATGGTAGGCTCCGCGCCTGCGCCCGTTGCTCACCCCGCTCAAACGAGCATCACAATCCGCCGGAGCGAACTCAAAACTGGATAA
- a CDS encoding DUF7146 domain-containing protein: MRMRDPAFEDWILRARNITVRGELERRGLWSKAMAGDNGVPCPGCGGRDRFGVNTRKNLWNCRALGSGGDAIALAQHIDGTDFLAAVETVAGEPPPNGRSALTEDEREAIEQRALRAKADDALKRAADADAAARFRERERRAAHQLWKASTPIARTPAEAYLRLRGLVAPPGARLRFHQAAPFWDRPEEQGGRVIHKGPAMIAAIEGAEGRFRGVQRTWIDLAQPKGKALIAHPETGEILASKKARGSIKGGTILLRRGGVASDFPGDRRDTVRLFIGEGIETVLAVYCALEAAHSPLLDGAEFRTSVDLGNLAGKAAGRVRHPTEMRADKNGRLRPVYVPDNEPKDDPDFPLIPVADSIEDLWLLGDGDSEPFFTRMAMERSGKRFSRAHPRLTVRLAMAAPGMDFDDMWCGEGA; the protein is encoded by the coding sequence ATGAGAATGCGTGATCCTGCCTTTGAGGATTGGATTCTTCGCGCGCGAAATATCACCGTGCGGGGTGAACTGGAGCGGCGCGGGCTTTGGTCCAAAGCGATGGCTGGCGACAATGGCGTGCCGTGCCCCGGCTGCGGCGGCCGCGATCGCTTTGGCGTCAACACGCGCAAAAATCTTTGGAATTGCCGGGCGCTGGGAAGCGGCGGCGACGCCATCGCGCTCGCGCAGCATATCGACGGAACCGATTTCCTGGCCGCTGTGGAGACTGTGGCAGGCGAGCCGCCGCCGAACGGCCGATCGGCATTGACCGAGGATGAGCGAGAGGCGATCGAGCAACGCGCGCTGCGCGCGAAGGCTGATGATGCGCTGAAACGCGCGGCCGACGCGGATGCGGCGGCGCGATTCCGGGAGCGAGAGCGCCGCGCCGCGCACCAGCTGTGGAAGGCGTCAACGCCGATCGCGCGGACGCCGGCGGAAGCCTATCTGCGGTTGCGCGGACTTGTAGCGCCGCCTGGCGCGCGCCTGCGTTTTCATCAGGCCGCGCCTTTCTGGGATCGACCGGAAGAGCAGGGCGGCCGCGTGATCCATAAGGGCCCCGCCATGATCGCCGCGATCGAAGGCGCGGAGGGGCGCTTTCGCGGCGTGCAGCGGACCTGGATCGATCTTGCCCAGCCCAAGGGCAAGGCGCTGATCGCGCATCCCGAGACAGGCGAGATCCTGGCTTCGAAGAAGGCGCGGGGCTCGATCAAGGGCGGCACGATTTTGCTGCGGCGGGGCGGCGTCGCCTCGGATTTTCCCGGCGATCGGCGCGACACGGTAAGGCTCTTTATCGGGGAAGGGATCGAGACGGTGCTCGCGGTCTATTGCGCGCTCGAAGCGGCGCATTCGCCGCTGCTCGACGGCGCGGAGTTTCGCACCTCTGTCGATCTCGGCAATCTTGCCGGCAAGGCGGCCGGGCGCGTCAGGCATCCGACTGAGATGCGAGCCGATAAGAACGGCCGTTTGCGTCCCGTCTATGTACCTGACAACGAGCCGAAGGATGACCCTGACTTTCCGCTGATCCCGGTCGCGGACAGCATCGAGGATCTCTGGCTCCTGGGCGATGGCGACAGCGAGCCGTTTTTTACGCGCATGGCGATGGAGCGGTCGGGGAAGCGGTTCTCGCGCGCGCACCCGCGCCTGACTGTGCGGCTGGCGATGGCCGCGCCGGGCATGGATTTCGACGATATGTGGTGCGGGGAGGGCGCGTGA
- a CDS encoding transposase yields MTKRPRRNHTPGFKAKVALAALKGEKTLTELAQDFEVLTLPPSFIQF; encoded by the coding sequence ATGACCAAACGACCGCGCCGGAACCACACGCCAGGTTTCAAGGCCAAAGTGGCTCTAGCCGCCCTGAAGGGCGAGAAGACGCTGACTGAGCTAGCGCAGGACTTTGAGGTTCTGACCTTGCCCCCAAGTTTTATCCAGTTTTGA
- a CDS encoding DNA adenine methylase — MPNCSDFRRVDPVRPAAAYIGGKKQLAAAIVARIEAAPHRTYAEPFVGMGGVFLRRRFAPPSEVINDLSGDVATFFRILQRHYVAFMDMLKFQLTSRREFDRLVATDPATLTDLERAARFLYLQRTAFGGKVAGRNFGVSPGLPGRFDVTKLAEILTALSERLAGVVIENLAYGEFIDRYDQAGTLFYLDPPYLGTEHFYGAGAFTRADFGRLAKQLEAIAGAFILTVNDLPETRSIFSAFDQEQIGVTYTAAEGDAKRASELIVSRVATRKQATFSFD; from the coding sequence ATGCCAAACTGTTCAGACTTCCGGCGCGTCGATCCGGTGCGGCCGGCCGCTGCCTATATCGGCGGCAAAAAGCAATTGGCGGCCGCGATCGTCGCCAGGATCGAAGCGGCGCCGCACAGAACCTATGCCGAGCCCTTCGTCGGCATGGGGGGCGTCTTCCTGCGCCGGCGATTCGCGCCGCCGTCCGAAGTGATCAACGATCTCTCGGGCGACGTCGCCACTTTCTTCCGCATCCTCCAGCGGCACTACGTCGCGTTCATGGATATGCTGAAGTTTCAGCTGACCAGTCGAAGGGAGTTCGATCGCCTCGTCGCGACCGATCCCGCGACCCTGACTGACCTCGAGCGCGCCGCCCGATTCCTTTATCTCCAGCGCACAGCCTTTGGCGGCAAGGTCGCCGGCCGAAACTTCGGCGTCTCGCCAGGGTTGCCAGGCCGATTCGACGTGACCAAGCTGGCGGAGATCCTGACCGCGCTCAGCGAGCGCCTCGCCGGCGTCGTGATCGAAAACCTTGCCTATGGCGAATTCATCGACCGATACGATCAGGCGGGGACGCTCTTCTACCTTGATCCGCCTTACCTCGGCACCGAGCACTTCTACGGCGCCGGCGCCTTCACGCGCGCGGACTTCGGCCGTCTGGCCAAGCAGCTCGAGGCGATCGCGGGCGCCTTTATCTTAACGGTCAATGATCTGCCCGAAACGAGGTCAATCTTCTCGGCCTTTGATCAGGAACAGATCGGCGTGACCTACACGGCGGCGGAGGGCGACGCGAAGCGCGCCTCTGAGCTGATCGTGTCGCGAGTCGCGACGCGCAAGCAAGCTACGTTTTCATTCGATTGA
- a CDS encoding BLUF domain-containing protein translates to MYVSTVAKSLPEEEISAISRSSSKNNRKIGVTGILLSAHEFFFQILEGEEVVVDRLLERIRRDPRHRDLMILKAEMGVTERLFPNWSMRTIRLGEANGMILKAVRIMLENITQSHRIIERYTQPSVLQFLTQGLNPLEIPVKKTRKIILFGDMVGFSIMSQKFPVEEVTAVVNAYLDVCCRRIVQHGGEVTKYIGDCVMAHFPPDYADAAIEACLEALDDVRRLRRVAGQCQPMNLLYCGFGLSEGEVIQGNIGSAIKMDYTVLGDTVNLAAQLEALTRTIRRALALSEPVQQNAKGSWPFANVGQFALKRQGELSTVYSLDDPLVTEFKVIEELTREIRE, encoded by the coding sequence ATGTACGTCAGCACCGTGGCGAAATCCCTGCCGGAGGAAGAGATCAGCGCGATCAGCCGCAGTTCCAGCAAGAACAACCGGAAAATCGGCGTGACGGGGATCCTGCTGTCGGCCCATGAGTTTTTTTTTCAAATTCTCGAGGGCGAGGAGGTTGTGGTTGATCGGCTTCTGGAACGAATTCGTCGCGATCCACGCCACCGGGACCTGATGATACTGAAGGCGGAAATGGGCGTCACGGAGCGCCTGTTTCCGAACTGGTCAATGCGGACCATCCGCCTTGGGGAGGCCAACGGGATGATCCTGAAAGCCGTTCGGATCATGCTGGAAAACATCACCCAGTCGCATCGCATCATCGAGCGCTACACCCAACCGTCGGTCCTGCAGTTCCTAACCCAAGGACTCAACCCGCTCGAAATCCCAGTCAAAAAAACCCGTAAGATCATCCTTTTCGGCGACATGGTCGGGTTTTCCATTATGTCGCAGAAGTTCCCTGTGGAAGAGGTCACCGCCGTAGTCAACGCCTATCTCGACGTCTGTTGCCGACGTATCGTCCAGCATGGCGGTGAGGTGACCAAATACATCGGCGACTGTGTCATGGCGCACTTCCCGCCCGATTATGCTGATGCCGCCATCGAAGCCTGCCTTGAAGCGCTCGACGATGTCCGGCGGCTTCGGCGAGTGGCCGGGCAGTGCCAGCCGATGAATCTCCTGTATTGCGGCTTTGGACTTTCGGAGGGAGAGGTGATCCAGGGTAATATCGGCTCCGCCATCAAGATGGACTATACGGTGCTAGGGGATACCGTAAACTTGGCAGCGCAGCTGGAAGCCCTGACCCGCACGATCCGGCGGGCGCTTGCTCTGAGCGAACCAGTGCAGCAAAACGCCAAAGGTTCATGGCCATTCGCAAACGTCGGGCAGTTTGCGCTCAAGCGCCAGGGAGAGCTAAGTACGGTGTATTCACTCGACGATCCGCTGGTCACGGAATTCAAGGTAATCGAGGAATTGACCCGAGAAATTCGGGAGTGA
- a CDS encoding SOS response-associated peptidase produces MCNLYSITRSQDAMRQLFRIRRDLTGNLPLLPAIFPDTMAPVVRVALDGVRELIMMRWGFPPPPNLGKAPVTNVRNTASPYWRGWLKAEWRCLVPATSFCEWTDSRPKITHWFALDESRPLFALAGIWRLWTGERKGEMGEHRLFSFLTTEANDVVQPIHTKAMPVLLTTQEEWDIWLKAPLNEALALQRPLPNDALRIVATGAKSDQMPS; encoded by the coding sequence ATGTGCAACCTTTACAGCATCACCCGCAGCCAGGACGCCATGCGCCAGCTTTTCAGGATCCGGCGCGACCTGACGGGCAATCTGCCGCTGCTGCCGGCGATCTTTCCCGACACGATGGCGCCGGTGGTGCGGGTGGCGCTGGACGGCGTGCGCGAGCTCATCATGATGCGCTGGGGCTTTCCGCCGCCGCCGAACCTCGGCAAGGCTCCGGTCACCAATGTCCGCAACACAGCTTCGCCCTATTGGCGCGGCTGGCTCAAGGCCGAATGGCGCTGCCTCGTGCCGGCGACTTCTTTTTGTGAATGGACCGACAGCCGGCCGAAGATCACGCATTGGTTCGCGCTCGACGAGAGCCGGCCGCTCTTCGCCCTCGCCGGGATCTGGCGCCTGTGGACCGGTGAGCGAAAAGGTGAAATGGGAGAGCACCGCCTGTTCTCGTTTCTAACGACGGAGGCGAATGACGTCGTCCAGCCGATTCATACCAAGGCCATGCCCGTGCTGCTGACGACGCAGGAGGAATGGGATATCTGGCTGAAAGCGCCTCTCAACGAGGCGCTGGCGCTTCAGAGGCCGCTGCCGAACGACGCCCTACGAATCGTTGCGACGGGCGCGAAGAGCGATCAAATGCCGAGTTGA
- a CDS encoding terminase large subunit, protein MADWNTACLDWERRLLEGRSLVPELPLFEDQRARGLRIFKRLRVPDMRGLPMMGDVAGPWLFPIVEAIFGSYDPILQRRMIQEFFLLMPKKNGKTSTGASIMVDALIINNRPEGEFVLIAPTKEIAGIAFKQARGTIKVDPELDKLFQVQDHLKTITHRRMGSTLQVKAADTDVITGGKQVGTLIDELHVLASKSNAADILVELRGALAARPDGFLIIITTQSKAPPRGVFKSELQKARDVRDGKLQLPLLPVLYELPLHLAKDDGWKKRTFWPLVNPNLGRSVDEAFLERELVSAVSEGKAQLALFASQHFNVEIGLALSADAWPGAEFWEQNAEAGLTLAEIVERSDVVTMGVDGGGLDDLLGVGVVGRDKETRKWLSWCHAFAHNSVLERRKGEASNLRDFEADGDLEIVKRMSEAFESVADIAEEIDQAGVLASVGLDPYGVAEIVEAMKLRGIEGDDRIVGVSQGYKLTGTIKMAEVKLADGNLRHCGAPMMAWCVGNAKVEPKGNAIVVTKQASGSAKIDPLMALFNAVALMSQNPEPLGGRSVYEDGHNLLVI, encoded by the coding sequence ATGGCCGATTGGAACACGGCCTGCCTCGACTGGGAGCGGCGCCTGCTCGAAGGCCGCTCGCTCGTCCCGGAGCTACCGCTGTTCGAGGATCAGCGCGCGCGCGGGCTCCGCATCTTCAAGCGCCTCCGGGTGCCGGACATGCGCGGCCTGCCGATGATGGGTGACGTCGCCGGTCCCTGGCTGTTTCCGATCGTCGAGGCGATCTTCGGCTCCTATGACCCGATCCTGCAGCGGCGGATGATCCAGGAGTTCTTCCTGCTCATGCCGAAGAAAAACGGCAAGACCTCGACGGGCGCGTCAATCATGGTCGACGCGCTGATCATCAACAACAGGCCGGAGGGCGAATTCGTCCTGATCGCGCCGACCAAGGAAATCGCCGGCATCGCCTTCAAGCAGGCGCGCGGCACGATCAAGGTCGATCCAGAGCTCGACAAGCTGTTTCAGGTCCAGGACCACCTCAAGACCATCACGCATCGGCGCATGGGCTCGACGCTGCAGGTCAAGGCCGCGGATACGGACGTCATCACCGGCGGCAAGCAGGTCGGCACGCTCATTGACGAGCTGCATGTACTGGCGTCCAAATCCAACGCGGCGGATATTCTGGTCGAGCTGCGCGGCGCGCTCGCCGCCCGCCCCGACGGCTTCCTGATCATCATCACCACGCAATCGAAAGCGCCGCCGCGTGGCGTCTTCAAATCAGAGCTGCAAAAGGCGCGCGATGTGCGCGACGGCAAATTGCAGCTGCCGCTTCTGCCGGTCCTCTATGAGCTGCCGCTCCATCTGGCCAAGGATGACGGCTGGAAAAAGCGGACGTTCTGGCCGCTGGTCAATCCCAACCTCGGCCGCTCCGTGGATGAGGCGTTTCTCGAACGCGAGCTGGTCTCGGCGGTCAGCGAGGGCAAGGCGCAGCTGGCCCTGTTCGCCAGCCAGCATTTCAACGTCGAGATCGGCCTCGCGCTCAGCGCCGACGCCTGGCCCGGCGCTGAATTCTGGGAACAAAACGCGGAGGCCGGCCTCACGCTCGCAGAGATCGTCGAGCGCTCGGACGTCGTCACCATGGGCGTCGACGGCGGCGGCCTGGACGATCTGCTCGGGGTCGGCGTCGTCGGCCGTGATAAGGAGACGCGTAAATGGCTGTCATGGTGCCACGCCTTCGCGCACAATTCGGTGCTCGAGCGCCGCAAGGGCGAGGCCTCGAATCTCCGCGATTTCGAGGCGGATGGCGATCTCGAGATCGTCAAGCGCATGTCGGAGGCGTTCGAGTCGGTCGCCGACATCGCGGAGGAAATCGACCAGGCCGGGGTGCTCGCGAGCGTCGGGCTCGATCCTTACGGCGTCGCCGAAATCGTCGAGGCGATGAAGCTGCGCGGCATCGAGGGCGATGACCGCATCGTCGGCGTCAGCCAGGGCTACAAGCTGACCGGCACGATCAAAATGGCCGAGGTCAAACTCGCCGATGGCAATCTCAGGCATTGCGGCGCGCCGATGATGGCCTGGTGCGTCGGCAACGCCAAGGTCGAACCCAAGGGCAACGCCATCGTGGTCACCAAGCAGGCCTCGGGCAGCGCCAAGATTGATCCGCTCATGGCGCTCTTCAACGCGGTGGCGCTGATGAGCCAGAACCCAGAACCCCTCGGCGGCCGCTCGGTCTACGAGGACGGCCACAACCTGTTGGTAATCTGA
- a CDS encoding DUF7146 domain-containing protein: MRRATPRSAARVPLAPGRLLFHPHLAYLAAPAGSCPALVGVFSNFGDPARAVECTFLAEDGSRLAKVDHPKLYFGTHDGYVLPLSHGATGSPLSESREPQPVILTQTVETGLRVMRERPEARVWVVLNLRNASRLPFDMPQISNVSFVFEKGLSTDEQAAVRALILRTGKPFAVWSAAAFLRSCQPAEV, encoded by the coding sequence ATGCGAAGGGCGACGCCGCGATCGGCGGCTCGCGTCCCTCTCGCGCCAGGCCGGCTCCTGTTTCATCCGCATCTTGCCTATCTCGCCGCGCCGGCCGGCTCGTGTCCGGCGCTCGTCGGCGTCTTCAGCAATTTCGGGGATCCGGCGCGCGCGGTCGAATGCACGTTTTTGGCGGAAGACGGATCGCGTCTCGCCAAAGTCGATCATCCAAAACTCTATTTCGGCACGCATGACGGCTATGTGCTGCCTTTGAGCCATGGCGCGACGGGCTCGCCCTTGAGCGAGAGCCGGGAGCCTCAGCCGGTCATTCTCACACAGACGGTCGAGACCGGTCTCAGGGTCATGCGCGAAAGACCGGAGGCGCGGGTCTGGGTTGTGCTCAACCTGCGCAACGCCTCGCGGCTGCCTTTCGATATGCCGCAGATCAGCAACGTCTCCTTCGTCTTCGAGAAGGGGCTTTCGACCGATGAGCAGGCGGCTGTGCGCGCCCTGATCCTGCGCACGGGAAAACCATTTGCGGTCTGGAGCGCGGCGGCCTTCTTGCGTTCCTGCCAACCGGCGGAGGTTTGA